Proteins encoded by one window of Manis pentadactyla isolate mManPen7 chromosome X, mManPen7.hap1, whole genome shotgun sequence:
- the TAB3 gene encoding TGF-beta-activated kinase 1 and MAP3K7-binding protein 3 isoform X1, with amino-acid sequence MAQSSPQLDMQVLHDLRQRFPEIPEAVVSQCMLQNHNNLEACCRALSQESSKYLYMEYHSPDDNRMNRNRLLHINLGIHSPGSYHPGDAAQLNGARTLVHSSSDGHIDPQQAAGKQLICLVQEPHSAPAVVAATPNYNPFFMNEQNRSAATPPSQPPQQPSSMQTGMNPSAMQGPSPPPPPPPSYVHIPRYSINPITVTVSQKSGQTVPRALQILPQIPSNLYGSPGSIYIRQTSQSSSGRPTPQSTPWQSSPQGPVPHYSQRPLPVYPHQQNYQPSQYSPKQQQIPQPAYHSPPPSQCPSPFSSPQHQVQPSQLGHPSSHVFVPPSPSTTPPHLYQQGPPSYQKQGSHSVAYLPYTTSGLPKGSMKKIEITVEPSQRPGTAMNRSPSPIGNQPSPRSQHSLYTATTPPSSSPSRGISSQPKPPFGVNPVYITYTQPTGPSCTPSPSPRVIPNPTTVFKITVGRATTENLLNLVDQEERSAAPEPIQPISVIPGSGGEKGSLKYQRSSSSGSDDYAYTQALLLHQRARMERLAKQLKLEKEELERLKAEVNSMEHDLMQRRLRRVSCTTAIPTPEEMTRLRSMNRQLQINVDCTLKEVDLLQSRGNFDPKAMNNFYDNIEPGPVVPPKSSKKDSSDPCTIERKARRISVTSKVQADVHDTQAAVADEHLTGSKQSPRTQPRDEDYEGAPWNCDSCTFLNHPALNRCEQCEMPRYT; translated from the exons ATGGCGCAGAGCAGTCCACAGCTTGATATGCAGGTTCTCCATGACCTCCGACAACGCTTCCCTGAGATTCCAGAGGCTGTGGTGTCTCAATGCATGTTACAG AATCACAACAATCTTGAAGCCTGTTGCCGAGCTCTTTCCCAGGAGAGTAGCAAATACTTATATATGGAATACCATAGTCCAGATGACAACAGGATGAATAGAAATCGCCTTTTGCATATTAACCTGGGTATCCATTCTCCTGGTAGCTACCACCCAGGAGATGCAGCACAACTTAATGGTGCTCGAACTCTGGTACATAGCTCAAGTGATGGACATATTGATCCACAGCAGGCAGCAGGTAAACAACTGATATGTTTAGTTCAGGAACCACACTCAGCTCCAGCTGTTGTGGCAGCAACTCCCAACTACAATCCATTTTTTATGAATGAACAGAACAGAAGTGCAGCTACTCCTCCTTCACAGCCACCTCAACAGCCATCTTCCATGCAAACAGGAATGAATCCATCTGCTATGCAAGGGCCTTCACCACCGCCGCCTCCACCTCCTTCATACGTGCACATACCTCGGTATAGTATAAATCCAATTACTGTTACAGTATCCCAAAAGTCTGGACAGACTGTACCAAGAGCTTTACAAATTCTTCCACAAATTCCAAGCAATCTCTATGGGTCTCCCGGTTCTATTTATATTAGACAGACATCTCAGAGTTCATCAGGAAGACCAACTCCTCAGAGTACGCCATGGCAGTCCTCACCACAGGGCCCAGTGCCTCATTATAGCCAACGTCCTTTACCTGTTTATCCACATCAACAGAACTATCAACCTTCTCAGTATTCTCCCAAACAACAGCAGATCCCTCAACCTGCTTACCATTCACCACCTCCTTCTCAGTGTCCTTCACCCTTTAGCTCTCCACAGCATCAAGTGCAACCTTCCCAGTTGGGCCACCCAAGTTCCCATGTCTTTGTGCCTCCTAGTCCTTCAACTACTCCGCCCCATCTGTATCAACAAGGACCTCCTAGCTATCAGAAACAGGGAAGCCATTCAGTAGCCTATCTCCCATACACAACATCTGGCTTACCCAAAGGATCCATGAAGAAGATAGAAATAACAGTTGAACCCTCTCAAAGACCTGGGACAGCAATGAATAGGAGTCCTTCACCTATCGGTAATCAGCCGTCTCCACGGAGTCAGCACTCACTGTACACAGCCACCACACCACCTTCAAGTTCTCCTTCAAGAGGAATATCCAGTCAACCAAAACCCCCATTTGGTGTTAATCCtgtgtatattacatatacacaGCCAACTGGACCTTCATGCACTCCTTCACCATCTCCTCGGGTGATACCAAACCCAACTACGGTTTTTAAAATTACTGTAGGCCGAGCAACAACtgaaaatcttttaaatttagTGGACCAAGAAGAGCGTTCTGCAGCCCCAGAACCTATTCAGCCCATTTCAGTGATACCAGGCTctgggggagaaaagggaagccttaAATATCAGAGGAGTTCTAGTTCTGGATCGGATGACTATGCGTATACACAAG CTTTGCTGTTACATCAGCGAGCAAGGATGGAGAGGTTAGCAAAGCAATTGAAACTTGAGAAAGAGGAGCTAGAGCGGTTGAAGGCTGAAGTTAACAGTATGGAGCATGACCTGATGCAGAGACGGCTCAGAAGGGTCAGCTGCACCACTGCAATCCCCACG CCTGAGGAAATGACAAGATTGAGAAGCATGAACAGACAACTCCAGATAAATGTTGACTGTACACTGAAAGAAGTTGACCTCCTTCAATCTAGAG GAAACTTTGATCCAAAAGCCATGAATAACTTTTATGACAACATAGAACCTGGCCCAGTTGTACCACCCAAGTCATCTAAGAAAG ACTCGTCAGATCCCTGCACCATTGAGAGGAAGGCCCgaagaattagtgtgacctccaAAGTACAGGCGGACGTCCACGATACCCAGGCAGCAGTTGCAGATG AGCATCTTACTGGCTCAAAACAGAGTCCTCGGACCCAACCCCGAGACGAAGACTATGAAGGGGCTCCGTGGAATTGTGATAGCTGCACCTTTCTGAACCACCCAGCACTAAATCGCTGTGAGCAGTGTGAGATGCCACGGTACACTTGA
- the TAB3 gene encoding TGF-beta-activated kinase 1 and MAP3K7-binding protein 3 isoform X2, translating into MAQSSPQLDMQVLHDLRQRFPEIPEAVVSQCMLQNHNNLEACCRALSQESSKYLYMEYHSPDDNRMNRNRLLHINLGIHSPGSYHPGDAAQLNGARTLVHSSSDGHIDPQQAAGKQLICLVQEPHSAPAVVAATPNYNPFFMNEQNRSAATPPSQPPQQPSSMQTGMNPSAMQGPSPPPPPPPSYVHIPRYSINPITVTVSQKSGQTVPRALQILPQIPSNLYGSPGSIYIRQTSQSSSGRPTPQSTPWQSSPQGPVPHYSQRPLPVYPHQQNYQPSQYSPKQQQIPQPAYHSPPPSQCPSPFSSPQHQVQPSQLGHPSSHVFVPPSPSTTPPHLYQQGPPSYQKQGSHSVAYLPYTTSGLPKGSMKKIEITVEPSQRPGTAMNRSPSPIGNQPSPRSQHSLYTATTPPSSSPSRGISSQPKPPFGVNPVYITYTQPTGPSCTPSPSPRVIPNPTTVFKITVGRATTENLLNLVDQEERSAAPEPIQPISVIPGSGGEKGSLKYQRSSSSGSDDYAYTQALLLHQRARMERLAKQLKLEKEELERLKAEVNSMEHDLMQRRLRRVSCTTAIPTPEEMTRLRSMNRQLQINVDCTLKEVDLLQSRGNFDPKAMNNFYDNIEPGPVVPPKSSKKEHLTGSKQSPRTQPRDEDYEGAPWNCDSCTFLNHPALNRCEQCEMPRYT; encoded by the exons ATGGCGCAGAGCAGTCCACAGCTTGATATGCAGGTTCTCCATGACCTCCGACAACGCTTCCCTGAGATTCCAGAGGCTGTGGTGTCTCAATGCATGTTACAG AATCACAACAATCTTGAAGCCTGTTGCCGAGCTCTTTCCCAGGAGAGTAGCAAATACTTATATATGGAATACCATAGTCCAGATGACAACAGGATGAATAGAAATCGCCTTTTGCATATTAACCTGGGTATCCATTCTCCTGGTAGCTACCACCCAGGAGATGCAGCACAACTTAATGGTGCTCGAACTCTGGTACATAGCTCAAGTGATGGACATATTGATCCACAGCAGGCAGCAGGTAAACAACTGATATGTTTAGTTCAGGAACCACACTCAGCTCCAGCTGTTGTGGCAGCAACTCCCAACTACAATCCATTTTTTATGAATGAACAGAACAGAAGTGCAGCTACTCCTCCTTCACAGCCACCTCAACAGCCATCTTCCATGCAAACAGGAATGAATCCATCTGCTATGCAAGGGCCTTCACCACCGCCGCCTCCACCTCCTTCATACGTGCACATACCTCGGTATAGTATAAATCCAATTACTGTTACAGTATCCCAAAAGTCTGGACAGACTGTACCAAGAGCTTTACAAATTCTTCCACAAATTCCAAGCAATCTCTATGGGTCTCCCGGTTCTATTTATATTAGACAGACATCTCAGAGTTCATCAGGAAGACCAACTCCTCAGAGTACGCCATGGCAGTCCTCACCACAGGGCCCAGTGCCTCATTATAGCCAACGTCCTTTACCTGTTTATCCACATCAACAGAACTATCAACCTTCTCAGTATTCTCCCAAACAACAGCAGATCCCTCAACCTGCTTACCATTCACCACCTCCTTCTCAGTGTCCTTCACCCTTTAGCTCTCCACAGCATCAAGTGCAACCTTCCCAGTTGGGCCACCCAAGTTCCCATGTCTTTGTGCCTCCTAGTCCTTCAACTACTCCGCCCCATCTGTATCAACAAGGACCTCCTAGCTATCAGAAACAGGGAAGCCATTCAGTAGCCTATCTCCCATACACAACATCTGGCTTACCCAAAGGATCCATGAAGAAGATAGAAATAACAGTTGAACCCTCTCAAAGACCTGGGACAGCAATGAATAGGAGTCCTTCACCTATCGGTAATCAGCCGTCTCCACGGAGTCAGCACTCACTGTACACAGCCACCACACCACCTTCAAGTTCTCCTTCAAGAGGAATATCCAGTCAACCAAAACCCCCATTTGGTGTTAATCCtgtgtatattacatatacacaGCCAACTGGACCTTCATGCACTCCTTCACCATCTCCTCGGGTGATACCAAACCCAACTACGGTTTTTAAAATTACTGTAGGCCGAGCAACAACtgaaaatcttttaaatttagTGGACCAAGAAGAGCGTTCTGCAGCCCCAGAACCTATTCAGCCCATTTCAGTGATACCAGGCTctgggggagaaaagggaagccttaAATATCAGAGGAGTTCTAGTTCTGGATCGGATGACTATGCGTATACACAAG CTTTGCTGTTACATCAGCGAGCAAGGATGGAGAGGTTAGCAAAGCAATTGAAACTTGAGAAAGAGGAGCTAGAGCGGTTGAAGGCTGAAGTTAACAGTATGGAGCATGACCTGATGCAGAGACGGCTCAGAAGGGTCAGCTGCACCACTGCAATCCCCACG CCTGAGGAAATGACAAGATTGAGAAGCATGAACAGACAACTCCAGATAAATGTTGACTGTACACTGAAAGAAGTTGACCTCCTTCAATCTAGAG GAAACTTTGATCCAAAAGCCATGAATAACTTTTATGACAACATAGAACCTGGCCCAGTTGTACCACCCAAGTCATCTAAGAAAG AGCATCTTACTGGCTCAAAACAGAGTCCTCGGACCCAACCCCGAGACGAAGACTATGAAGGGGCTCCGTGGAATTGTGATAGCTGCACCTTTCTGAACCACCCAGCACTAAATCGCTGTGAGCAGTGTGAGATGCCACGGTACACTTGA